The following are encoded in a window of Lynx canadensis isolate LIC74 chromosome B1, mLynCan4.pri.v2, whole genome shotgun sequence genomic DNA:
- the LOC115511757 gene encoding claudin-22-like encodes MALVVRSVAQLAGISLSLLGWVLSCLTNYLPQWKNLNLDLNEMENWTMGLWQVCVVQEEGGTQCKDFESFLALPAELRISRILMFLSNGLGLLGLLASGFGLDCLRVGETRPGLKKGLRILGGTVFWAAGVATLVPVSWVAHVTVQEFWDETMPEIMPRWEFGEALFLGWSAGFSLLLGGCLLNCVACVTQAAPAPGPYAVVETQCHRQHLEMKKARLKV; translated from the coding sequence ATGGCTTTAGTAGTTCGAAGTGTGGCGCAATTAGCTGGAATTTCACTCTCTCTGCTAGGATGGGTTTTGTCCTGTCTTACAAACTACCTGCCACAATGGAAAAACCTCAATTTGGACTTAAACGAGATGGAGAACTGGACCATGGGACTCTGGCAGGTCTGTGTCGTCCAAGAGGAAGGGGGGACGCAGTGCAAGGACTTTGAATCCTTCCTGGCTTTGCCTGCCGAACTCAGGATCTCCAGGATCTTAATGTTCCTGTCCAAcgggctggggctcctgggcctGCTGGCCTCCGGGTTCGGCCTGGACTGCTTGAGGGTCGGAGAGACGCGGCCAGGCCTCAAGAAGGGACTGCGGATCCTGGGAGGGACCGTGTTCTGGGCAGCAGGCGTCGCGACCCTGGTTCCGGTCTCCTGGGTCGCCCACGTGACCGTCCAGGAGTTCTGGGATGAGACCATGCCAGAGATTATGCCCCGGTGGGAGTTTGGGGAAGCCCTCTTTCTGGGCTGGTCTGCTGGGTTTTCCCTCCTCCTGGGAGGCTGCCTGCTGAACTGCGTGGCCTGCGTTACCCAGGCCGCTCCGGCTCCGGGCCCCTACGCGGTGGTAGAAACACAGTGTCACCGTCAGCACCTGGAGATGAAAAAAGCCCGTCTGAAAGTCTAA
- the LOC115511756 gene encoding putative claudin-24, whose amino-acid sequence MAKAYIPGSIGPKRSHYCEARKTGTPTGVAKVVRLVAMALVFRVATQLVGLSVSLLGWVLSIITTYLPHWKNLNLDLNEMENWTMGLWQVCVVQEEVGRQCKDFESFLALPAELRISRILMFLSNGLGLLGLLASGFGLDCLRVGETRPGLKKGLRILGGTVFWAAGVATLVPVSWVAHVTVQEFWDETMPEIMPRWEFGEALFLGWSAGFSLLLGGCLLNCVACTTQAAPAPGPYAVAEMQIQCLYLENGTADPRV is encoded by the coding sequence ATGGCCAAAGCTTATATTCCGGGCAGCATAGGACCAAAACGGTCACACTACTGTGAAGCACGAAAGACAGGGACTCCCACAGGGGTGGCCAAAGTTGTAAGACTTGTTGCAATGGCTCTAGTCTTTAGAGTGGCGACGCAGCTCGTTGGACTTTCGGTATCTTTGCTGGGATGGGTTTTGTCCATTATTACAACTTACCTGCCACATTGGAAAAACCTCAATTTGGACTTAAACGAGATGGAGAACTGGACCATGGGACTCTGGCAGGTCTGTGTCGTccaagaggaggtggggagacaaTGCAAGGACTTTGAATCCTTCCTGGCTTTGCCTGCCGAACTCAGGATCTCCAGGATCTTAATGTTCCTGTCCAAcgggctggggctcctgggcctGCTGGCCTCCGGGTTCGGCCTGGACTGCTTGAGGGTCGGAGAGACGCGGCCAGGCCTCAAGAAGGGACTGCGGATCCTGGGAGGGACCGTGTTCTGGGCAGCAGGCGTCGCGACCCTGGTTCCGGTCTCCTGGGTCGCCCACGTGACCGTCCAGGAGTTCTGGGATGAGACCATGCCAGAGATTATGCCCCGGTGGGAGTTTGGGGAAGCCCTCTTTCTGGGCTGGTCTGCTGGGTTTTCCCTCCTCCTGGGAGGCTGCCTGCTGAACTGCGTGGCCTGTACGACCCAGGCCGCTCCGGCTCCGGGCCCCTACGCGGtggcagaaatgcaaattcagtgTCTGTACCTGGAAAATGGAACTGCAGACCCGAGAGTGTAA